One Thermogemmatispora onikobensis DNA segment encodes these proteins:
- a CDS encoding SOS response-associated peptidase: protein MCGRFTLITDLQTIAEVFGVPATLEAQPRYNIAPSQEVVAILHEGARQMAWLRWGLIPSWAREEAIGNRMINARAETLAEKPSFKHLLRSRRCLVVADGFYEWQQANGTKRPMYVTLRDRSPFAFAGLWDQWSAADGRVLRTCTIVTTEPNALLATIHNRMPVILPREACERWLDPTLQEAEALLPLLRPYPAEEMQARPVSRLVNDPHNEGAALLA, encoded by the coding sequence ATGTGCGGGCGCTTTACGTTGATTACTGATCTGCAAACGATCGCTGAGGTCTTCGGGGTGCCGGCCACACTGGAGGCTCAGCCACGCTACAATATCGCTCCCTCGCAGGAGGTGGTGGCGATCTTGCATGAGGGAGCGCGCCAGATGGCCTGGCTGCGCTGGGGCCTGATCCCTTCCTGGGCCAGAGAGGAGGCTATCGGCAACCGGATGATTAATGCACGCGCGGAGACGCTGGCCGAGAAGCCGAGCTTTAAGCACTTGCTGCGCTCGCGCCGCTGCCTGGTGGTGGCCGACGGCTTCTATGAGTGGCAGCAGGCCAATGGCACGAAGAGGCCGATGTATGTGACGCTGCGCGATCGCTCTCCTTTCGCTTTCGCCGGCCTGTGGGATCAGTGGAGCGCCGCCGATGGCCGCGTGCTGCGTACGTGCACGATTGTGACGACAGAGCCGAATGCGCTGCTGGCGACAATTCATAATCGGATGCCGGTGATTCTTCCGCGCGAGGCCTGCGAGCGCTGGCTCGATCCGACGCTGCAGGAGGCGGAGGCGCTCTTGCCTTTGCTGCGCCCTTATCCTGCGGAGGAGATGCAGGCCCGCCCGGTCTCGCGCCTGGTCAACGATCCCCACAACGAGGGGGCGGCCTTGCTGGCTTGA